In Macrobrachium rosenbergii isolate ZJJX-2024 chromosome 48, ASM4041242v1, whole genome shotgun sequence, one DNA window encodes the following:
- the LOC136831290 gene encoding uncharacterized protein translates to MNKISVKSSTDGESETIKRQVIQGATHTGRYASGYEDTSNGKNNKTSAKLISLLESVLNLHSGVEQTTDTEEAVLPTEVKAIPTNTNSTDLSAVVDDLFKVVTFKISREAFSKLFFPDDSNRYSNASNKLTSKTNSNIMRENTFPQKPVENERTIKTEIRNRKVPDERLAGEKENTALSQFDKNYQIKHHNREKNIETILKDMDELIAKHFGRVKSHRLTATTRSPLHMDAILQQMQILIDSSSEISSEHSSNYIKKFESTVKQDHKGMPEIIDEMDKLLHVEGVKPSSKTSSASDFQSILDQMEAVIQEQKKFAANEGTSGALRSRRRRSLWEKDRKNYLSRSRLLVPPTKYRSFLSTKDFLKHFNSAISTSFLTFALNIYTLLQIISQDCHQRTQNQSRYKRSVAPKHER, encoded by the exons ATGAATAAGATTAGTGTGAAAAGCAGCACTGATGGCGAGTCAGAGACAATTAAACGACAAGTGATTCAAGGTGCAACACACACAGGCAGATATGCCTCGGGCTATGAAGATACATCAAacggtaaaaataacaaaacgtcCGCTAAATTAATCAGCCTTCTGGAGAGCGTGCTGAATCTTCATTCTGGTGTAGAGCAAACCACTGACACGGAAGAAGCTGTCCTACCAACAGAAGTGAAAGCCATTCCTACAAACACAAACAGCACTGATTTGTCTGCAGTTGTGGATGATTTGTTTAAGGTGGTGACATTCAAAATATCCCGTGAGGCTTTTTCAAAGCTGTTCTTTCCAGATGACTCCAACAGATACAGTAACGCATCTAATAAGCTTACATCTAAAACGAACTCTAATATAATGAGGGAGAACACTTTTCCCCAAAAACCAGTGGAAAATGAGAGAACTATTAAGACTGAAATTAGGAATAGGAAAGTTCCAGATGAAAGACTTgcaggagagaaagaaaacaccGCTCTGTCACAATTTGATAAAAACTATCAAATAAAACACCATAACAGAGAGAAGAATATCGAGACAATTTTGAAAGACATGGACGAATTAATTGCTAAGCATTTTGGAAGAGTTAAATCACACAGGCTGACAGCAACCACAAGATCCCCATTACATATGGACGCAATACTACAACAAATGCAAATTTTGATTGATTCTTCTTCGGAAATTTCTTCAGAGCATTCAAGTAACTACATCAAAAAGTTTGAATCGACAGTAAAACAAGATCATAAAGGTATGCCCGAAATAATTGATGAGATGGATAAACTTCTACACGTTGAAGGAGTGAAGCCTTCCTCGAAAACTTCGTCTGCATCGGATTTCCAGAGCATCCTTGATCAAATGGAGGCAGTCATTCAGGAACAGAAAAAATTCGCAGCCAATGAAGGAACATCGGGCGCCTTACGGAGCAGAAGGCGAAGAAGTTTATGGGAAAAGGACCGCAAAAACTATCTGTCCCGTTCGAGATTGTTAGTACCGCCTACGAAGTATCGTTCTTTTCTCAGCACTAAAG ACTTTCTTAAACATTTCAACTCAGCAATTTCGACCAGTTTTCTTACATTCGCCTTGAACATCTACACCTTGTTACAAATAATATCTCAAGACTGCCATCAAAGGACACAAAACCAGTCACGCTACAAACGATCTGTTGCTCCCAAGCATGAGAGGTAA